A single Cannabis sativa cultivar Pink pepper isolate KNU-18-1 chromosome 7, ASM2916894v1, whole genome shotgun sequence DNA region contains:
- the LOC115697770 gene encoding ornithine aminotransferase, mitochondrial encodes MAYGRCLQLNHVLGRLSFTATRNFTGLPKPNPSSSSSSSQDLINSEQEFSAHNYHPIPVVFSQAKGSCIWDPEGKRYLDFLSAYSAVNQGHCHPKIMKALQEQAERLTLSSRAFYNDKFPIFAERLTDMFGYDMVLPMNTGAEGVETALKLARKWGYEKKKIPNDKAIIVSCCGCFHGRTLGVISMSCDNEATRGFGPLLPGHLKVDFGDLEALEKAFKENGDHIAGFLFEPIQGEAGVVIPPDGYLKSVRELCSKYNILMIADEIQSGLARSGKLLACDWEEVRPDVVILGKALGGGVIPVSAVLADKDVMLCIRPGEHGSTFGGNPLASAIAIASLDVIKDEKLSERSAQLGQELMKKLLKIQQKFPDYIKKVRGRGLFSAMELNSKNLHPVSAYDICLKLKERGVLAKPTHDTIIRLTPPLTISLDELQEGLNALHDVLKLDLPDMKKTKPKPKDTSSNASSNTCDRCGRDLYASQDKE; translated from the exons ATGGCGTATGGGAGGTGTTTGCAGCTGAATCATGTTCTGGGCAGACTTAGTTTTACTGCAACCAGGAATTTTACTGGTCTCCCTAAACCCAACccctcttcttcatcttcttcctcccaaGACCTCATCAACTCCGAACAAGAGTTCAGTGCTCACAa CTATCACCCAATACCAGTTGTGTTCTCTCAGGCAAAGGGATCATGTATATGGGATCCTGAAGGCAAACGGTATCTAGATTTTCTCTCTGCTTATTCTGCAGTTAATCAG GGACATTGTCATCCGAAAATCATGAAGGCTTTACAAGAACAGGCGGAAAGGCTCACCCTTAGCTCTCGAGCATTCTATAATGATAAATTTCCGATATTTGCTGAGCGTCTAACAGATATGTTCGGATATGACATGGTTCTGCCTATGAACACTGGTGCTGAAGGTGTAGAAACAGCTCTGAAGTTAGCCAGGAAATGGGGTTAcgagaaaaagaaaattccaaaTGATAAG GCTATCATCGTGTCATGCTGTGGATGCTTCCATGGTCGTACATTGGGTGTCATCTCAATGAGCTGCGACAATGAGGCAACCCGAGGTTTTGGACCCTTGTTGCCTGGTCATCTCAAAGTTGATTTTGGTGATTTAGAAGCCCTTGAAAAAGCTTTTAAAG AAAATGGAGATCATATAGCTGGATTTTTGTTTGAACCCATCCAAGGAGAGGCCGGG GTTGTTATTCCTCCTGATGGTTATTTAAAATCTGTCAGAGAACTTTGCTCAAAATACAACATTTTAATGATTGCTGACGAAATCCAATCTGGCTTAGCTAGATCGGGAAAATTGCTCGCTTGTGATTGGGAAGAAGTTCGCCCAGATGTAGTG aTTTTAGGAAAAGCCTTAGGCGGTGGAGTAATCCCGGTAAGTGCAGTTCTTGCAGACAAAGATGTGATGCTCTGTATCAGACCTGGAGAGCATGGAAG TACCTTTGGCGGGAACCCATTGGCTAGTGCAATTGCCATTGCGTCGCTTGATGTAATCAAAGATGAGAAACTTTCCGAGAG ATCTGCACAACTAGGACAGGAACTTATGAAAAAACTACTTAAAATTCAACAGAAATTCCCCGACTACATTAAGAAAGTTCGAGGAAGAGGCTTGTTCAGTGCCATGGAGCTTAACAGTAAGAACTTGCACCCTGTTTCGGCTTATGATATCTGTCTTAAGTTGAAGGAAAGAGGAGTTCTTGCAAAGCCTACACATGATACTATTATCAGATTAACTCCTCCATTGACAATAAG TTTGGATGAGCTCCAAGAAGGGTTAAATGCCCTTCATGATGTTCTAAAACTGGATTTACCAGACATGAAAAAGACAAAGCCAAAGCCGAAAGATACCTCTTCGAATGCTTCTTCGAACACATGCGACCGTTGTGGAAGAGACTTGTATGCTTCTCAAGACAAAGAATGA